The sequence below is a genomic window from Lolium perenne isolate Kyuss_39 chromosome 4, Kyuss_2.0, whole genome shotgun sequence.
aggcattactaaccactcatataaaccaaattttgttttaaaggcggttttccactcatccccttctttcatcctaatttgatgataaccactacgcaaatcaattttagtgaaaacagcagcaccactcaattcatctagcatatcctctaaacggggaatagggtgacgatatcgaatagtaatgttatttatcgctctacaatctacgcacatacgccatgtaccattgatgcgcgtagatgacacgttcgttgggaaccccaagaggaaggtgtgatgcgcacagcaacaagttttccctcagtaagaaaccaaggttatcgaacaagtaggagtcaagaagcacgtcgaaggttgatggcggcgggatgtagtgcggcgcaacaccagggattccggcgccaacgtggaacctgcacaacacaaccaaagtactttgccccaacgaaacagtgaggttgtcaatctcaccggcttgctgtaacaaaggattagatgtataggttggatgatgattgtttgcagaaaacagtagaacaagtattgcagtagattgtatttcagatgtaaagaatggaccggggtccacagttcactagaggtgtctctcccataagataaatagcatgttgggtgaacaaattacagtcgggcaattgacaaataaagagggcataacaatgcacatacatgatatgatgagtattgtgagatttaattgggcattacgacaaagtacatagaccgctatccagcatgcatctatgcctaaaaagtccaccttcaggttatcatccgaaccccttccagtattaagttgcaaaacaacagacaattgcattaagtatggtgcgtaatgtaatcaataactacatcctcggacatagcatcaatgttttatccctagtgacaacagcacatccacaaccttagaactttcatcctttgtcctgcatttaatggaggcatgaacccactatctagcataaatactccctcttggagttaagagcaaaaacttggccagagcctctactaataacggagagcatgcaagatcataaacaacacataggtaatagattgataatcaatataacatagtattctctatccatcggatcccgacaaacacaacatatagcattacagatagatgatcttgatcatgttaggtagctcacaagatccgacaatgaagcacatgaggagaagacaaccatctagctactgctatggacccatagtccaggggtgaactactcactcatcactccggaggcgaccatggcggtgaagagtcctctgggagatgattcccctctccggcagggtgccggaggtgatctccagaatcccccgagatgggattggcggcggcggcgtctcagtaaggttttccgtatcgtggctctcggtattgggggtttcgcgacgaaggctatttgtaggcggaagggcaggtaaaggggcgacgcgaggggcccacacgacaggccgacgcggccagggcctgggccgcgcagccctggtgtgtcgccacctcgtggccccacttcgactctccctcggacttctggaagcttcgtgcaaaaataggaccctgggcgttgatttcgtccaattccgagaatatttcctttgtaggatttctgaaaccaaaaacagcagaaaacagcaactggctcttcggcatctcgttaataggttagtgccggaaaatgcataaatacgacatataatgtgtataaaacatgtagatatcatcaataatgtggcatggaacataagaaattatcgatacgtcggagacgtatcaaccatctttcttaggaacaagaataacaggaacaacacaaggactaaggcttatgcggatataacctttgtcgagtagcgcttgtacttgcttctgtatctccttcgtctcttcggggttcgttctatatggtgcccgattgggtagagaagctccgggaatcaagtcgatttgatgctcaatacctcgcaatggtggaagtcctgcgggtacctcgtccggaaacacgtcgccaaattcctgcaaaacattagaaacaccaagaggaagatggGTCATgtagttagaaaccaaaaccgtacccctgtacaagagcacaagtggcatggccgtaggatcctcactaaattctctcatgtcttctttggtggctaatgaaactaaggaattcactcactcacttttcgttatatcactcacaacattacaattctctcgcctatctaatgaagcatcctccaagttgacttcaactttctgacgagactcattgacaatttgctgtggtgtcataggctgtaaattaattttcttgcccttgaactccaagtgatatgtattagcacggccattgtgttgcacagaacggtcatagagccaaggttgtcccaatagtaggtgacacaccgtcataggaacgacatcaaaatcaatgcaatccttatacggtccaatagcaaactcaacacgcaccatgtggtttaccttcatttcACCAttatcgctcaaccactgaatatagtatggatgcgggtgcggtagatacttcaacttcagcttggtacataactccttgcttgctaaattgcggcaactcccgccatcaataatgaccttgcaagccttgtcaggaccaactaaagcctttgtttggaacaaattgcagcgctgagtagatgcactaggcaacacattaagagcacgctgcgacacaacaatggtgcgagcatcagacggatatgcatcttcaccatcagtgtcatagtcatcatcttctggagcattaggatcaacatcatctccagtctcgtattcattgtcctcattgataatcataactttgcggttaggacaatctctcttgaagtgacccttgccaccacatgtatgacaaaccatatcacggttacgcgcagtagacacattagagccactcgtacttgcagcagaatcggacttctttgtgttagacacattggagaccgacttactaggcggagtagagtaaggtgcggagcgcgtcgaaggcaccggcgccgaagatggtgccgcgcggggtgtgaaacgcccacctcctgtagctcgacctttgatctttgcttcgtcagccaactgtgattcagcttctcttgcatgatgtaacaattgattcatattggtgtagctgtagtgacgaacaatgcctttgatatcatacttcaaagcgttgaggaaacgctgcattgtcatctcgagagactcacggacacggccacgctgcataagcatctccatctccatgtagtattcatccatagtcttcacaccttgtctcaatagagtcagcttatcatatatattccgcaagtaatttgtaggcacaaagcgagaagtcattgcctccttcatggcacgccatgtgcgtataggctgctcaccatcctcgtctcgattacgaacaaaagcatcccaccaacgcaaagcgtaGCCATCAaactcggaagaagcaagcttgatcttccggtcttcagtataatgtggatgtaagctccacaacttctcaatcttgagctcccaagtgaggtattcttcaacatcagctcctccttcaaacttggggatagaaaacttgggcttacccaaaccatcttcctcatcttgtccacgaccattgcggccaagtggaacccaaccacgaggacgatgaccacgtggcgcatcacgagcattgtgtgcgtcatcttgaagctcaggatcttcgtcatcttcttgttgttgttgcgcggtcaaattctcaacagccaaatgcaaatcagcaagactgcgttgtacatccgtcatttgatcttgcattgtagtgacggtcacatgagtagcatccagcttttgggagatctcttcaaccttcccattaagcacatcgtcctgagcgcggaattcacgtcgcatctcattgcgaagagcctcatactccctccatgtgatgatatcggcagcactcttgttttcctggttaacaagtttatgatcactagcagacatcgttagtagattagtgcactaaatcaaattatatggtggtactctcacaactcactcaaaactgataagaaaaggagatcttaccgttccaaagtaaattagtgttgcttaccacttgtagtaacaactagtgcacggatgtagcgaagcgaatatcaagggtataagaacaaatcacacgacaaagcagggtatatgtggggctgtaggtaggctacctatttgcaccaataacaagctctagcgctgaccgtagacaaccaatgatactcacacaagacgATATAATGGggtaatgcaactatatgtgggaaaggttgcaatgcacaagagagacgctagcaaagctcaacgagacaggcacaagattgctcaactacgggtgcagtaaagtaaacttaggccttcacttgattcaactagcacggcacttttctttttggatttttctttttgtataacacacgcagctatgtagctctttttgcttcttttcaatttttttttttgattttctgacacaactccttgataacacggccaacagaaatatgcaaagcaccgataacctaacgagcagcctatcGAGCGGTAAAaccagtctcttctggggaagttcctagtcactttatatcgaaaggctgtgtctatggttgggaacacgcacactgtatgctatgtggactcggagtaacaaaaactgacacaataagataaactagatgatagagaaaacacaaaccctaacaatactagatggaaagaaaaagatacgcaaaaacaactacgaaaagcaactaaaactcgaaattagtgcaatctaaggctatggcaaaccctaaccctaactttttatggctttttctggataggaaacactcacaactcaactatggggtggattgtggatggcttaccgaggaaaactggaaatctgataccaagatgataaggggtgccccgatcttctcagtaagcaatggtggtgatgatgatcccgggGTGATGGCAGTGGAGAAACCGACGATGAAGtgaaggataacttgtatgacacaacgagatctctcgattggtccctgtcgctaatgcaacagctctcaaccctgcaagatattcgcaactccacacacttgcgcacgtagccgccgaccaggaagcggtaagttgcaaccgtctaattcccaatggaacagcagatcacacaatactttttcaggatctacacaatatcaagcaatatggtgtagggattcaatagttttgctagagcaaacaactaagaactagggtttatcttaaacgtggtctaaagcagctagggggcgtcctgggcacttatataggtgtccgggacaagttctggtcgaaaagatacaagaataaccgacccagaatagatctggtcgagacagactcggacgaatccggtctggaatccggtcaaccgggccagggaccgggtcggccggtctggcgtccggtcaaccggtcggcaaccggaaacttcgcaactttccggtttttgccCAGTACGATAAATCcaatccggttggcggccggtcgaccgggccagggatcgggcgggccggtccggaggccggtctaaccgggtgctggaccggcctggacgtcgtcttctcctctcgcgcatgcctcccgctccgccCTCGcacgaccatgagatatcttcatgtccagctccatgtccagcttcacgtccatcttgacgtccgtcttcatgtccagctgctcctctattcctcgtgcgatgctcgtctcctcttgatacctgatgatacacaaataacaggacttaggcagtataaagttctcatcaatcaaagtaccgtttagaaacaagttcacctgttttttaagtagcttcgcacgagcccttgtaattggtccaatccgaacttcattggacttgagcttcacagcaggttcatcttcatttatcaatgacggaggtagtggtgtagtagggatgtcctcatcattctTACTGGGCCGCAGCATCTCTGAGTGGTGGCCGACAGCAGTAGGGCGATGGCATGGTCTGCTGCCGCGCGCCCATCGTCCAGACCCGCGACGACGTGGCGGGCAACGTGGTGTTCAGGTGGCTCAGCCCCACGGACGACGGCAGGGGTCGAGGACGATgttgacgacgacggcaggggtcGAGGAGGGGGacggcggctcctcctcctccttgactcggcagcccctcctcctccatgccGCGCGCAGCGGGTTcagctgctggtggcggggatgcgtggagcgtggcggcatgtgGCCATCACGGAGGAAGGTGGCATGCGGCCAtcacggaggaaggcggcggtggCAGCGCGCCCCATTGCCGTCGcgtaggaaggcggcggcgcgtggCGGCGATTTGTGTCGtgggggagagggagaggggtacGGGCGAGGGAGGGGCACGGTGGGTGATATAAGGGTGCTATTTCTGTGACGCACCAgcaccagtgcgccacagaatgccatatttctgtggcgcaccagcaccGCCACAGAATGCGATATTTTTATGGCGCACCAggtccagtgcgccacagaaatagcggaACCAATTATTGGGGCTAGCAGGATGTGGGTCTCAccgagtttctgtggcgcatgagatttcggtgcgccacaaaaatacgctatttttgtggcgcagcaagactggtgcgccacagaaaatgtTTCTGTGGCGTATGAGCAGCTGGTGCACACAGAAATAAGATCTCATCTATAaaacttttcctactagtgttgtAAACTCAGGGTCCAATCATGTTACCCAAACTACTCGTGCTTTCTTCCTAACCTTTTGAAGAAAACATATACACACTAGCTACTAAACATCCATAAAAACATAGCAAACATATCCACTTCACTTGTCATTTCTGATGGACTAGACCATTACCTCTCCATAATGCACAAATATATGATTACATGTGATGTCCATGCCAACCCTTTTCACTGAATTTATTAGTAACCGACTTTAAATGAGCTATTCCTTAGTGATGCTCACTTTTTTAATACATTGCATCCTATATTGCGTCTCATTTTAAGTTTGACCGATAAAAAATCCTCTTACTACCATCATTATATGCCGATTAAGAACGGGTTGCCTTATTGTTCTATATCACGAATAACCGAACAAAGCCTTGAAGTTTATTAAACTGTTTGAAAAGATacatccgtcccaaaatgtaggaAGGATTTATGGAGGCAtggatttggtttttaatttgttAGGCAAATTTATTGTATTTTATCATCACTCAATATGTATACTTCAGGGATTAGAACGAAATATGTTGGTTCAGTTCAGTAGTTTCATTTGTTCATTTCATGCATACATTTTCCTGTGTATTGCTTTTCCCACCCTACTTTTTTTGTTAAAATAATATGAGAATATATATGTAAGTATTCACAAGCAAAAGGCCCATATTTAATTGATTTACCAAAACATAAGGGCAATTAGATGCAAGGCAATAAAGGTGCATCAAAATAATATGAAACATATTGTAACTACAATTGCTTTAATCAATATATGACGTCTAAATTTATTAGATCGTGGCACATAGCCCACGTTCTTCTCAATTTGTACCACAAAAGTATAGAAGCATTGATATCCGAGCTTATTTTTGCATTGCAGGAAATTGCACGGGGAGACGACAATGAGGTTTTATGTATTAAAACATGAATGGAAAGGAAACATAAAAAATTAAAGCCAACATTTTGTAAagtaaagaaaaaaagaaaaggaaaagttggaagcaaaaaaatgaaatacaGAACACAGGGAGAACAGCCTATTGACAGAGATACCAAAGTGGCAAACTAAAAAAACAATATCAACTCATCATAATACCGGGTATCGTCTCCACGGGCCGAATTATACCGCGTAACGGGCAGGCATCTCGCTTCCCTGAGGTTAAAAATCGATCAGCCCATAGAACCCCAACGGATGTGGGCTCTTTCCCCTGCTAGCTTTCTTTGTTCCGCCGGATGCGAATTGCGAAACAAACCAGACTTGTCAGCAGATCCTAACAAATCATAACTTCCGCTAGAAAAGAAGCAACAAATCGTGACACTTTAGGTTTAGCTTCTGAATTAAGGTATGCTATCCGGATCTGGTTGCGCAACAATCGCAGCAATTCTCGGTTAGTTTCCCGCGTACGTATTGTTTCGCGCTCTATATATTGCGCGCACGCACCATTCACATCTAAAAGCGACGATTGTTTACCAAAGAGAgctcagaaaaagaaaaagaaaactcgTCTAACCTAGCTTCCATGGCGGCGGCGAAGAGCATCTCCGTCTTGGTGATGGTGCTCTGCGCCACCACCCTCGCCGAATCATGTAAGTCTGCAGCACACATCAACGATTTCGCAAGTTATTTGACAGCCACACTAATCATCTGCGTGTTCGATCGCTCGTCACAATATGCCATACGTTGCTTGTTCTGTGTCCATTATATACATCGATCATCTACTTGAATGATCCGATGCAATTGAAACAAATCTTTTAACTTCTGCTTTCTGTTTTTCCTATGGTCGCAGTCCACATTCCCATCCCGGCGGTGTTCCACGACCTATGGTATCGTCGCGGTGTTGCGATGTCGTCCCTCCAGCAGCAGCAGGCCATGGCCGCTAGAGCGCCCGCCACTGCTCCGTCGAAGCCGCCGGTGCCGACACCCACGTTTCCATCAGCAGTTCCGCCCGTCCTGTCTGTGCCGCCCACCGCCGCTCCATCGTCCAACGCGCCCACGCAGATGCCCGCCTTCCCGTCGAGCGCGCCGGCACTGGCGCCGATGATGGCCATGCCGCCCGTGCAGGCGCCTTCCCGCGGCCCTGTGGCGGCGCCCGTACCGGCGTCATCTCCCATGCCCGCCGCTCGTGTCCTGTCGGTGCCGCCAACTGCCGCGCCGGCTCTTGCCCCTTGGATGGCTGCGCCTGCACCGAGATCGAGCGCGCCAGCGCCGATGCCCGCGCTGCCGACTACGCCAGGTATGTTTGATGATGGTGCGGCCCTTGTGAACATATTTTTTTTCTTGTCGAACGATCTGGGTAGCGTGCGATTGGTTTGGACGACTGTGCTGAAGCATTGACTGAAATGGCCCGGCCCATTTAGGATTCACTTTTCGTTTTTTTTTTATCTATGCTTACTAAAGTTTTTTTAAATAAAAAATCCAACATGTAAAACCCTAGGACCTTATATTTCAACTGATTTCCTGATTGTTATGCAGGTGCAGCTCCTAGCGCTCAACCCCCTG
It includes:
- the LOC127348019 gene encoding uncharacterized protein, which produces MAARAPATAPSKPPVPTPTFPSAVPPVLSVPPTAAPSSNAPTQMPAFPSSAPALAPMMAMPPVQAPSRGPVAAPVPASSPMPAARVLSVPPTAAPALAPWMAAPAPRSSAPAPMPALPTTPGAAPSAQPPASSQPKPAPVLPLPTTPAPVATLPATVTSPSPASTPASTPTATAPTASAASFVAPMGAMVVGAALAVALF